The Streptomyces sp. NBC_01353 genome contains a region encoding:
- a CDS encoding urease subunit gamma: protein MQLTPHEQERLLIHVAADVAEKRRARGVKLNHPEAVALITTHILEGARDGRTVAELMASGRKVLTRDDVMLGIPEMIHDVQVEATFPDGTKLVTVHDPIV from the coding sequence GTGCAACTGACCCCGCACGAGCAGGAACGGCTGCTCATTCATGTGGCGGCGGACGTGGCCGAGAAGCGCAGAGCACGCGGAGTGAAGCTCAACCACCCCGAGGCCGTCGCCCTGATCACCACTCATATCCTGGAAGGCGCCCGCGACGGCCGTACGGTCGCGGAGCTCATGGCCTCCGGCCGCAAGGTCCTCACCCGGGACGACGTCATGCTCGGGATCCCCGAGATGATCCACGACGTCCAGGTCGAGGCGACCTTCCCCGACGGCACCAAGCTCGTCACCGTCCATGACCCGATCGTGTGA
- a CDS encoding urease subunit beta, translating to MIPGEVLFGEGPVALNEGRSVTRLTVLNAADRPVQVGSHYHFAEANPGLDFDRAAARGQRLHIAAGTAVRFEPGIPVEVELVPLQGHRVVPGLRGETAGPLDTLAAPLDAPAAETVGTHRAPAAEAEEADRA from the coding sequence ATGATTCCCGGAGAAGTCCTTTTCGGTGAAGGTCCCGTCGCCCTCAACGAGGGCCGGTCCGTCACCCGCCTCACCGTCCTGAACGCCGCCGACCGGCCCGTCCAGGTCGGCTCCCACTACCACTTCGCCGAGGCCAATCCCGGTCTGGACTTCGACCGCGCCGCCGCGCGCGGGCAGCGGCTGCACATCGCCGCCGGCACCGCCGTGCGTTTCGAGCCCGGCATCCCGGTCGAGGTCGAACTCGTACCGCTGCAGGGCCACCGCGTCGTCCCCGGCTTGCGCGGAGAGACCGCGGGACCGCTCGACACTCTCGCGGCACCGCTCGACGCGCCCGCCGCCGAGACCGTGGGAACGCATCGGGCGCCGGCCGCCGAAGCCGAGGAGGCCGACCGTGCCTGA
- a CDS encoding urease accessory UreF family protein, protein MTSRAALLVLADGRFPAGGHAHSGGAEAAVKAGRITDAASLAAFCRGRLHTSGLTAAALAAAAALGHDPYALDAAADARTPSPALRAAGRKLGRQMMRAARATWPCPELDALAAAFPRGAHQPVVLGVAARSAGLGPEDAAHCVAYETVSGPATATVRLLSLDPFQATAVLARLAPAMDRVAEEAAAAARQGIDALPAASAPLLDITAEQHASWPVRLFAS, encoded by the coding sequence ATGACGAGTCGCGCCGCCCTTCTCGTGCTCGCCGACGGGCGTTTCCCCGCCGGCGGGCACGCCCACTCCGGCGGGGCCGAGGCCGCGGTCAAGGCCGGCCGGATCACCGACGCGGCGAGCCTCGCCGCGTTCTGCCGGGGCCGGCTGCACACCAGCGGCCTCACCGCGGCGGCCCTCGCCGCCGCGGCCGCCCTCGGCCACGACCCGTACGCGCTCGACGCGGCCGCCGACGCCCGCACCCCCTCGCCCGCCCTGCGCGCCGCCGGCCGCAAGCTCGGCCGGCAGATGATGCGGGCGGCCCGTGCCACCTGGCCCTGCCCCGAACTCGACGCGCTCGCCGCCGCGTTCCCGCGCGGCGCCCACCAGCCCGTCGTCCTCGGCGTCGCCGCCCGTTCCGCCGGGCTGGGCCCCGAGGACGCCGCACACTGCGTCGCGTACGAGACCGTCAGCGGCCCCGCCACCGCCACGGTCCGGCTGCTGAGTCTTGACCCCTTCCAGGCCACCGCCGTCCTCGCCCGCCTCGCCCCTGCCATGGACCGGGTCGCCGAGGAAGCCGCCGCCGCGGCCCGGCAGGGCATCGACGCCCTGCCCGCCGCCTCCGCGCCCCTCCTCGACATCACCGCCGAGCAGCACGCGTCCTGGCCCGTCCGCCTCTTCGCATCCTGA
- a CDS encoding urease subunit alpha, which yields MPELHRAVYADLFGPTTGDRIRLADTDLLVEIEEDRSGGPGRAGDEAVFGGGKVIRESMGQARTTRAEGAPDTVVTGAVIIDHWGVVKADIGIRDGRITALGKAGNPDTMDGVHPDLVIGPETEVIVGNGKIITAGAIDAHVHFISPTVVEQALATGITTLVGGGTGPAEGTKATTITPGPWHLARMFEALDTFPVNIGLLGKGNTMSREAMHSQLRGGALGFKIHEDWGATPAVIDACLGVCDETGAQLAIHTDTLNEAGFVDDTLAAIAGRTVHAYHTEGAGGGHAPDIITVVSEPYILPSSTNPTRPHTVNTIEEHLDMLMVCHHLNPAVPEDLAFAESRIRPSTIAAEDVLHDLGAISIISSDSQAMGRVGEVIMRTWQTAHVMKKRRGALPGDGRADNHRARRYVAKYTINPAVAQGMDHLIGSVEPGKLADLVLWDPAFFGVKPQTVLKGGQIAYAQMGDANASIPTPQPVLPRPMFGALGKAAAAGSFNFVAQAAIEDDITQRVGVNKEFTAIGNTRRVTKADMRENDALPRVEVDADTFTVTIDGEPVEPAPAAELPMAQRYFLF from the coding sequence GTGCCTGAGCTGCATCGCGCCGTGTACGCCGACCTGTTCGGCCCCACCACCGGCGACCGCATCCGGCTGGCCGACACCGACCTGCTCGTCGAGATCGAGGAGGACCGCTCCGGCGGTCCCGGGCGCGCCGGCGACGAGGCCGTCTTCGGCGGCGGCAAGGTCATCCGCGAGTCCATGGGCCAGGCCCGCACGACCCGTGCCGAAGGGGCGCCCGACACCGTCGTGACCGGCGCCGTGATCATCGACCACTGGGGCGTCGTCAAGGCCGACATCGGCATTCGCGACGGCCGGATCACCGCCCTGGGCAAGGCCGGGAATCCCGACACCATGGACGGGGTCCACCCCGACCTGGTCATCGGCCCCGAGACCGAGGTGATCGTCGGCAACGGGAAGATCATTACCGCGGGCGCCATCGACGCCCATGTCCACTTCATCTCGCCCACGGTCGTCGAGCAGGCCCTCGCCACGGGCATCACCACCCTCGTCGGGGGCGGCACCGGACCGGCCGAGGGCACCAAGGCCACCACCATCACCCCCGGCCCCTGGCACCTTGCCCGGATGTTCGAGGCGCTCGACACCTTCCCCGTCAACATCGGACTGCTCGGCAAGGGCAACACGATGTCGAGGGAAGCCATGCACTCCCAACTCCGGGGCGGCGCGCTCGGGTTCAAGATCCACGAGGACTGGGGGGCGACCCCGGCCGTCATCGACGCCTGCCTGGGCGTCTGCGACGAGACCGGAGCTCAACTCGCCATCCACACCGACACCTTGAACGAGGCGGGGTTCGTCGACGACACGCTCGCCGCGATCGCCGGCCGCACGGTCCACGCGTACCACACCGAAGGCGCCGGAGGCGGGCACGCCCCCGACATCATCACCGTCGTGTCCGAGCCGTACATACTGCCCAGCTCGACCAACCCGACCCGGCCGCACACCGTCAACACCATCGAGGAACACCTCGACATGCTGATGGTCTGCCACCACCTCAACCCGGCCGTCCCCGAGGACCTCGCCTTTGCCGAGTCCCGTATCCGCCCGTCGACGATCGCCGCCGAGGACGTCCTGCACGACCTCGGTGCCATCTCGATCATCTCCTCGGACTCGCAGGCCATGGGGCGCGTCGGCGAGGTGATCATGCGCACCTGGCAGACGGCGCATGTGATGAAGAAGCGCCGCGGCGCCCTGCCCGGCGACGGGCGCGCGGACAACCACCGGGCCCGTCGCTATGTCGCCAAATACACGATCAACCCGGCCGTCGCCCAGGGGATGGACCACCTCATCGGCTCGGTCGAGCCCGGCAAGCTCGCGGACCTCGTGCTCTGGGATCCGGCGTTCTTCGGTGTGAAGCCGCAGACCGTGCTCAAGGGCGGCCAGATCGCCTACGCGCAGATGGGCGATGCCAACGCCTCCATCCCCACCCCGCAGCCCGTCCTGCCCCGCCCCATGTTCGGTGCGCTCGGCAAGGCCGCGGCGGCCGGCTCGTTCAACTTCGTCGCCCAGGCGGCGATCGAGGACGACATCACCCAACGGGTGGGTGTGAACAAGGAGTTCACAGCGATCGGCAACACCCGGCGCGTCACCAAGGCGGACATGCGGGAGAACGACGCGCTGCCCCGGGTCGAGGTCGACGCCGACACCTTCACGGTCACGATCGACGGCGAGCCGGTCGAGCCCGCGCCCGCCGCCGAACTGCCCATGGCCCAGCGCTACTTCCTCTTCTGA
- a CDS encoding TetR/AcrR family transcriptional regulator, whose protein sequence is MARVSQEHLDARRRQILDGAARCFARNGFHATSMADVLTEVGLSAGAVYRYFRGKDELIAAIAAEAFAGIRGAFEEASQSTPPPSPDVLLGAVMRIFLEERIPGGDSRAFARLIIQVWSETLRDEHLFQTLAAGYDGMREAWASLVEAYRANGLMRADVPADHVARTMIAIAQGFIAQQALFGNVEVRVIEDGLRALMSMETQSRS, encoded by the coding sequence GCGCTGCTTCGCCCGCAACGGCTTCCATGCCACGTCGATGGCGGACGTGCTGACCGAGGTGGGCTTGTCGGCCGGCGCCGTCTACCGGTACTTCCGCGGCAAGGACGAGCTGATCGCGGCCATCGCGGCGGAGGCGTTCGCCGGTATTCGCGGCGCCTTCGAGGAGGCGTCCCAGTCCACCCCGCCGCCGAGCCCCGACGTCCTGCTCGGCGCCGTCATGCGGATCTTCCTGGAGGAGCGCATCCCGGGCGGGGACAGTCGGGCCTTCGCGCGGCTGATCATCCAGGTCTGGTCCGAGACGCTGCGCGACGAGCACCTGTTCCAGACCCTCGCCGCCGGTTACGACGGGATGCGCGAGGCGTGGGCAAGCCTCGTCGAGGCCTACCGGGCCAACGGACTGATGCGCGCCGACGTCCCCGCCGATCATGTGGCCCGGACCATGATCGCCATCGCGCAGGGCTTCATCGCCCAGCAGGCGCTCTTCGGGAACGTCGAGGTCCGCGTCATCGAGGACGGGTTGCGGGCGCTGATGTCCATGGAGACGCAAAGCCGGAGTTAA